Proteins from a genomic interval of Nasonia vitripennis strain AsymCx chromosome 3, Nvit_psr_1.1, whole genome shotgun sequence:
- the LOC100121550 gene encoding decapping and exoribonuclease protein: MSFVIHQYHRNQNFPSFNRPEVVGYFSLNGQEREYSQDLSQLKYYTRNPHSKQEVDFDLNEGLDQVIRKPANLDEKLDHILRWIVNNYRTIRASPELNRWLRPEFVCFRGLLTKIVCTPFENRDGWIICAMKFHGTIYLFAFDTEEQKCKNANLTKKDLQFMSWGFKFEQYVLSDSPGSSPKTDEPVNEAEEFCCLFSTKLGHKTLLYGAEMDGVCSRDVVREPVNWKYLKFVELKTNRVIKNSYQEQNYRRKLLKWWCQSFLVGIDEVIYGTRTDQGKVFELDNVKVTEMPKIARAFWNASECMNFCNDFLNHVRTVVTREYKECVYKFEYKLGETIEMQVLPSTSEFSFLPDWYIDQANRIIQTSQLNIGVQ; encoded by the exons ATGAGCTTTGTAATTCATCAGTATCACAGGAACCAGAACTTTCCCTCCTTCAATCGACCGGAAGTTGTAGGTTACTTCAGCTTAAACGGCCAGGAGCGCGAATATTCGCAAGACTTGTCGCAGCTCAAATATTACACTCGTAATCCGCACAGTAAACAAGAGGTCGATTTTGATCTGAATGAGGGACTAGACCAAGTTATTAGAAAACCGGCTAATCTAGATGAGAAGTTAGATCACATACTGAGATGGATTGTCAACAATTACAGAACAATCAGAGCTAGTCCAGAGTTGAACAGATG gttGAGGCCTGAATTTGTATGCTTCAGAGGGTTGCTGACTAAAATTGTCTGCACACCCTTTGAAAACAGAGATGGCTGGATCATATGTGCAATGAAATTTCATGGGACCATTTACCTGTTTGCATTTGACACTGAGGAACAAAAGTGCAAGAATGCAAATCTCACAAAGAAAGATCTTCAGTTCATGTCGTGGGGTTTCAAATTTGAGCAATATGTACTCTCAG ACTCGCCAGGTAGCTCTCCAAAAACAGATGAGCCTGTAAACGAGGCTGAGGAGTTTTGTTGTCTGTTCTCCACAAAGTTAGGACATAAAACATTGCTCTATGGAGCAGAAATGGATGGGGTTTGTTCCAGAGATGTTGTGAGAGAGCCAGTTAACTGGAAATATTTGAAGTTTGTGGAGTTAAAGACTAATAGggttattaaaaatagttaTCAAGAGCAAAACTACCgcagaaaacttttgaaatggTGGTGCCAGAGTTTTCTTGTTGGAATTGATGAAGTTATATATGGTACAAGAACAGATCAAGGCAAAGTGTTTGAATTGGACAATGTCAAAGTAACTGAGATGCCAAAAATTGCTAGg gcttTTTGGAATGCATCAGAGTGTATGAACTTTTGCAACGATTTTCTGAATCATGTTAGAACTGTTGTTACCAGGGAGTACAAAGAATGTGTTTACAAATTTGAATACAAATTAGGTGAAACTATTGAAATGCAAGTGTTGCCTAGCACATCAGAATTCTCATTTTTGCCTGATTGGTACATCGATCAGGCAAATCGAATTATTCAGACAAGTCAATTAAATATTGGAGTGCAATAA
- the LOC100121494 gene encoding serologically defined colon cancer antigen 8 homolog isoform X3 yields the protein MEMIRRKFPNHTEIAYREAVSKLKYLLTESYGPKIAIARPLSLGKRAFKENIPQHQSEDYKNGVDDGDAESVISDVSKKDPSTRSKYYSSRLSTYPIADSNVEKLAVPPAELTSFIQRQEEYIEQLERESSYCRDKLSELVENVREVIAENKALHQDKNKASFFKNVLEGHDDTCAKAADDVRREPSSRRLLEGPSIVFESRISELEAQLTQARLELRKARDENQEHLERLAERSKDGDAAQLHLELERALREKREFEARTDELQRELARQRARDADVEVKSKRAVEVAQQVEYEKAQVEAEVRRLREELERRQEKLREALQETNRRIIEEKQQVERRYSKEMEQLSAENASNWEAASKSHLEAEKQKREIAELKRELQQKQSFIDELKKEMQNKISKMQEELNEALAEKDASQEEVATVKLASERNERQARQEQSRLQSEISSYKMRLERADADLVHARRENLRLTEEISALEKEINMSRLVEETRVGSHPVKPDRPKDDKDKELASLIFDLENKQAKTVASLEDSLNKQASLVSRLTAECQSLTQRLEANDQKHKKEMANLQNNIEYLSNKIRDSIELREQNAGELAETILPSEQTPEDSNARTHKDFNPQMRQSFEKIIDEDISKKSNEELDASSNYANRSVEEQNYSEQHQENYESDYANQLQYNQYNQYDPAQYPEYFNDPSYAENQEYSQDQQYLQNEQYTIDNKENYKEEPYSEQDYQNYSSAQEGK from the exons ATGGAAATGATAAGAAGAAAGTTTCCGAATCACACGGAGATCGCTTACAGAGAAGCGGTCTCGAAGCTCAAGTACCTGCTGACCGAGTCGTACGGGCCGAAAATAGCTATCGC CAGACCACTGAGCCTCGGTAAAAGGGCCTTCAAAGAGAACATCCCTCAGCATCAGTCAGAAGACTACAAGAACGGAGTCgacgacggagacgctgagagTGTCATAAGCGACGTTTCGAAGAAAGATCCGTCGACTAGGAGCAAGTATTACTCGTCCCGATTGAGCACCTACCCTATCGCTGACAGCAACGTCGAGAAACTGGCTGTACCTCCAGCTGAATTAACGTCCTTTATTCAGCGCCAGGAGGAGTATATCGAGCAGCTGGAACGCGAGTCCAGCTACTGCAGAGACAAGCTATCCGAACTCGTCGAGAACGTCAGAGAG GTAATCGCCGAGAACAAGGCCTTACACCAAGACAAGAACAAGGCAAGCTTCTTCAAAAACGTCCTCGAGGGTCACGACGACACTTGCGCAAAAGCCGCGGACGATGTCAGACGCGAGCCATCATCCCGTCGTCTACTCGAGGGTCCGAGCATCGTGTTCGAGTCTCGGATCAGCGAGCTCGAAGCCCAGCTGACCCAAGCCCGATTGGAATTGCGCAAAGCTCGAGACGAGAACCAGGAACACCTCGAGCGCTTGGCAGAGCGAAGTAAGGACGGCGACGCGGCGCAGCTGCATCTGGAGCTCGAGCGCGCTTTGCGAGAAAAGCGCGAATTCGAGGCGAGGACGGACGAGCTGCAGCGCGAGCTGGCGAGacagcgagcgcgcgacgcCGACGTTGAAGTGAAGAGTAAACGTGCCGTGGAGGTCGCGCAGCAGGTCGAGTACGAGAAGGCGCAGGTCGAAGCCGAGGTGAGGAGGCTCAGGGAAGAGCTGGAGAGAAGACAGGAGAAGCTGAGGGAGGCGCTTCAAGAGACCAACAGGAGGATCATCGAGGAGAAACAGCAGGTCGAGAGAAGGTACAGCAAGGAGATGGAACAGCTGTCCGCGGAGAACGCCTCCAACTGGGAGGCTGCGAGCAAGTCGCATCTCGAGGCTGAGAAACAGAAGAGAGAGATCGCCGAGCTGAAGAGGGAACTGCAGCAGAAGCAGAGCTTCATCGACGAGCTGAAGAAGGAGATGCAGAACAAGATCT CCAAGATGCAGGAAGAACTGAACGAAGCGCTAGCCGAGAAGGACGCCTCGCAGGAGGAGGTGGCCACTGTCAAGCTCGCATCGGAGAGAAACGAGAGACAAGCTCGCCAGGAGCAGAGCAGGCTCCAATCCGAGATCAGCTCGTACAAGATGCGCCTGGAAAGAGCTGACGCCGACCTGGTGCACGCCAGGCGCGAAAACCTTCGGCTTACCGAAGAAATATCTGCCCTGGAAAAAGAG ATCAACATGAGCAGACTGGTGGAGGAGACACGAGTAGGCTCGCACCCGGTGAAGCCAGACAGACCCAAGGACGACAAGGACAAAGAACTGGCCTCTCTGATCTTCGATCTGGAGAACAAGCAGG CTAAAACGGTTGCCAGTCTCGAAGATTCCCTGAACAAACAGGCCTCGCTCGTCTCGCGCCTTACGGCGGAATGCCAATCTCTCACACAGCGCTTGGAAGCTAACGACCAGAAACACAA gaaaGAAATGGCCAATCTACAAAACAACATAGAGTATCTATCGAATAAAATTAGGGATTCCATCGAACTCAGAGAACAAAACGCAG GAGAACTAGCTGAAACGATCCTACCTTCCGAACAGACGCCTGAAGACAGCAACGCGCGTACGCACAAAGACTTCAACCCGCAGATGCGACAatcgtttgaaaaaataatcgaCGAAGATATCTCCAAGAAAAGCAACGAGGAACTCGACGCGTCTTCGAATTACGCTAACCGATCCGTGGAAGAACAAAATTACTCTGAGCAACATCAGGAAAATTACGAATCCGACTATGCTAATCAATTACAATACAACCAATATAATCAGTATGATCCTGCTCAGTATCCAGAATACTTCAACGATCCGTCGTACGCGGAAAATCAGGAGTATTCACAAGATCAGCAGTATCTACAAAACGAACAGTATACCATagataataaagaaaattataaagaGGAACCATACAGCGAACAAGATTACCAAAATTATTCCAGTGCACAAGAAGGAAAATAA
- the LOC100121533 gene encoding p53 and DNA damage-regulated protein 1 isoform X3, which yields MTTMDEHKEMLNYLSKIEEKGVEILTDRQEVVALDKRRNDDRVGMRALQKQKGDKTWITVGPLLLKMNSKAAEDLLKEDQKQCDIEINKIRSDLKVKVNELRDMEHNPPVPGLMLKPMSQQEMAAMNQVLGKSL from the exons AT GACAACAATGGATGAACACAAAGAAATGCTtaattatctttcgaaaattGAAGAGAAAGGTGTAGAGATTCTGACAGATAGACAAGAAGTTGTTGCTCTTGATAAAAGAAGAAATGACGACAGAGTAGGAATGAGAGCattacaaaaacaaaaaggaGACAAGACATGGATAACCGTAGGCCCACTACTTTTGAAAATGAATTCAAAAGCAGCCGAGGACTTACTAAAAGAAG atcAAAAACAATGTGATATTGAgattaataaaataagaagTGACTTAAAAGTAAAAGTGAATGAATTACGAGATATGGAGCATAATCCGCCAGTTCCAGGGCTCATGCTGAAACCTATGTCCCAACAAGAAATGGCAGCGATGAATCAAGTACTAGGAAAAAGCctgtaa
- the LOC100121567 gene encoding calcium and integrin-binding family member 3-like, whose translation MGNKVATFSEEQLEDYQDCTYFTRKEILRLHKRFREMADPGMVPRSMTPHEASSLRLPLDYLARIPELKENPFRDRIGQVFTRTSLDPGQICDDDGICFEDFLEMMSVFSEHAPRDLKVFYAFRIYDFDEDGVVGINDLEHTCQQLVRGGLTDEEVSTVCQKVLEESDIDGDGALSFLEFEHVVTRAADFLSTFHIRI comes from the exons ATGGGAAACAAAGTCGCGACTTTTTCCGAGGAACAGCTCGAGGATTACCAGGATTGCACGTACTTTACGCGGAAGGAGATCCTGAG GCTGCACAAGCGCTTCCGAGAGATGGCCGATCCCGGAATGGTTCCACGCAGCATGACACCGCACGAGGCCTCGAGCTTAAGACTGCCTCTCGACTATTTGGCCAGAATACCGGAGCTCAAG GAAAACCCATTCAGGGACCGCATAGGCCAGGTGTTCACTCGCACGAGTCTGGACCCCGGCCAGAtctgcgacgacgacggcatCTGCTTCGAGGACTTTCTCGAGATGATGTCCGTGTTTTCGGAACACGCCCCTCGCGACCTCAAGGTCTTTTACGCCTTCAGGATCTACG ACTTCGACGAAGACGGCGTGGTGGGTATCAACGACTTGGAGCACACGTGTCAGCAGTTGGTTCGTGGCGGCTTGACCGACGAGGAGGTGTCCACTGTCTGTCAGAAAGTCCTGGAGGAGAGCGACATCGACGGGGACGGCGCCCTGTCCTTCCTGGAATTCGAGCACGTCGTCACTAGGGCCGCCGACTTTTTGTCCACCTTTCACATACGCATCTAG
- the LOC100121533 gene encoding p53 and DNA damage-regulated protein 1 isoform X2, with the protein MDEHKEMLNYLSKIEEKGVEILTDRQEVVALDKRRNDDRVGMRALQKQKGDKTWITVGPLLLKMNSKAAEDLLKEDQKQCDIEINKIRSDLKVKVNELRDMEHNPPVPGLMLKPMSQQEMAAMNQVLGKSL; encoded by the exons ATGGATGAACACAAAGAAATGCTtaattatctttcgaaaattGAAGAGAAAGGTGTAGAGATTCTGACAGATAGACAAGAAGTTGTTGCTCTTGATAAAAGAAGAAATGACGACAGAGTAGGAATGAGAGCattacaaaaacaaaaaggaGACAAGACATGGATAACCGTAGGCCCACTACTTTTGAAAATGAATTCAAAAGCAGCCGAGGACTTACTAAAAGAAG atcAAAAACAATGTGATATTGAgattaataaaataagaagTGACTTAAAAGTAAAAGTGAATGAATTACGAGATATGGAGCATAATCCGCCAGTTCCAGGGCTCATGCTGAAACCTATGTCCCAACAAGAAATGGCAGCGATGAATCAAGTACTAGGAAAAAGCctgtaa
- the LOC100121533 gene encoding G patch domain and ankyrin repeat-containing protein 1 homolog isoform X1 yields the protein MSRPINNLALTCSEVRFKTFVKERNEPTVETKKQNKFKLAFDGTGAKLAYDEIISQQSQRKSLPKKSKSKNDNKVTNSSSKSSKTIVKNVETNVNKLFKAIESADIDFIKLNFNSKNVNVTDQFGWTPLMSAAYSGHFDIVNFLLMLGADLKAKDKSGLTAMDLAAKKNHLQIISSLKEHSLNDKINIERDKNSANNSVYDTGSKNEEGFYCETCKIFFKESSRNKHETSTLHVFNTKPKISNTFYGIPKQNKGYQMLLNTGWDEEGGLGPDGEGQKYPVKTILKRDRRGLGQAEKESARITHFKPDDVDAIRFVNRNKRKALKRRDWKKQLSRDAAKTRALRQALS from the coding sequence ATGTCCCGCCCCATAAACAACCTTGCACTTACATGTTCTGAAGTACGTTTCAAAACTTTTGTCAAAGAAAGAAATGAGCCTACAGTTGAGActaaaaagcaaaataaatttaaacttgCCTTTGATGGGACAGGAGCAAAACTTGCATATGACGAAATAATCTCACAACAGAGCCAAAGAAAATCATTACCCAAAAAATCAAAGTCAAAAAATGACAATAAAGTGACAAACAGTTCTAGTAAAAGTTCAAAAACAATTGTTAAAAACGTGGAAACAAATGTGAACAAATTATTCAAGGCTATTGAATCAGCTGACATTGACtttatcaaattaaattttaattctaaAAATGTAAATGTGACGGATCAATTTGGGTGGACTCCACTAATGTCTGCAGCTTATTCTGGGCATTTTGACATTGTTAACTTTCTCCTTATGCTTGGTGCTGACCTAAAAGCAAAAGACAAATCCGGATTGACAGCTATGGATTTAGCAGCAAAGAAGAATCACCTGCAGATTATAAGTTCTTTAAAAGAACATAGTCTTAATgacaaaattaatattgaaagAGATAAGAACTCCGCCAATAATAGTGTTTATGACACAGGaagtaaaaatgaagaagGATTTTACTGTGAAACTTGcaagatatttttcaaagaatCTTCGAGGAATAAACATGAAACATCTACATTACACGTTTTTAATACCAAAccaaaaatatctaatactttCTATGGAATACCAAAACAAAACAAAGGATACCAAATGCTTTTGAATACAGGCTGGGATGAAGAAGGTGGCTTGGGTCCAGATGGCGAAGGTCAAAAGTATCCGGTAAAGACCATTTTAAAGAGGGATCGCAGAGGATTAGGCCAGGCAGAAAAGGAATCTGCTAGAATAACACATTTTAAGCCCGATGATGTAGATGCCATTAGATTTGTAAATAGAAATAAAAGGAAGGCTCTTAAAAGGAGAGATTGGAAAAAACAACTAAGCAGAGATGCTGCAAAAACTAGAGCTTTGAGACAAGCACTGTCTTAA